From a single Calothrix sp. NIES-2098 genomic region:
- the rplI gene encoding 50S ribosomal protein L9, translating to MVKRVQLVLTQDVSKLGKLGDLVDVAPGYARNYLIPQKLATHATPGILKQVERRREQERQRQLELRQQALEQKAALEKVSSLQIAKQVGENEAIFGTVTAQDVADAIKAATGQEVDRRGITLPDINHLGTYKADIKLHSDVTAQLNIEVVAS from the coding sequence ATGGTGAAACGCGTACAGTTAGTTTTAACTCAGGATGTTAGCAAGCTGGGAAAATTAGGCGACTTAGTGGATGTAGCTCCTGGCTATGCTCGTAACTATTTGATTCCGCAAAAATTGGCAACTCATGCTACTCCTGGTATTCTCAAGCAAGTAGAACGCCGTCGCGAACAAGAACGTCAACGGCAATTAGAGCTGAGACAACAAGCTTTAGAACAAAAAGCAGCTCTCGAAAAAGTTAGCAGCTTGCAAATTGCTAAACAGGTTGGGGAAAACGAAGCAATTTTCGGTACTGTCACCGCCCAAGACGTTGCAGATGCAATTAAAGCAGCTACAGGTCAAGAAGTCGATCGTCGCGGTATTACCTTACCCGATATTAACCACCTTGGCACTTACAAAGCTGACATTAAGCTCCATTCAGACGTAACTGCACAACTGAATATTGAAGTAGTTGCTAGCTAA
- the dnaB gene encoding replicative DNA helicase, translating to MAEELSFKGDGSDAYGNPSGQRLPPQNIEAEEAILGGILLDPEAIGRVSDRLVAEAFYISAHKDIYQAALRLHAQSKPTDLLSVTSWLADNDLLNRIGGRNKLATLVDRTVSAVNIDSLADLVMDKFLRRQLIKAGNEIVHLGYETEKELPIVLDQAEQKVFGITQERPQTGLVHIADTLISNFQDIEERNQGIALPGITCSFYDLDAMTSGFQRSDLIIVAARPAMGKTAFCLNLAYNIAASHRFPVAVFSLEMSKEQLVQRLLASEAGIESGYLRSGRLSQAQWEPLSRAIGMLSEMPIFIDDTPNITVTQMRSQARRLQAEQGMELGLIVIDYLQLMEGAGDNRVQELSKITRSLKGLARELSVPIIALSQLSRGVEARTNKRPMLSDLRESGCLTGDSLVTLADSGRQVPIRELVGKSGFAVWALNETTMQLEKAIVSHAFSTGIKPVFTLKTRLGRKIRATANHKFLTINGWCRLDELSPQQYLCLPRYLPNPGKQTMTYAEVALLGHLIGDGCTLPRHAIQYTTKEIDLAENVVFLAKEVFGDAIIPRISPERGWYQVYLSAAERLTHSVRNPIAKWLDFLGVFALRSHEKFVPQELFSQPQELIACFLRHLWSTDGSVKLLGGKKPRPIAYYASSSERLAADVQTLLLRLGINATLRSIPQVGKGRDQHHVTITGKPDLELFIQKVGGIGKYKLASLQQISQHLENCIHNTNRDIVPKDVWKKYVVPAMQAARITTRLLHFELGMSYSGSTLYKANLSRERSLKVAKIVQSSELLTLSKSDVYWDEIVSIECSYEEEVFDLTVPGLHNFVANNIIVHNSIEQDADLVIMLYRDDYYNNDSPDRGIAEVIVAKHRNGPTGTVKLLFDPQFTKFKNLARPNNY from the coding sequence ATGGCTGAAGAACTAAGTTTTAAAGGCGATGGTAGCGATGCCTACGGCAACCCCTCCGGGCAACGCCTCCCACCCCAAAATATTGAAGCGGAAGAAGCGATTTTGGGGGGAATTTTGCTAGATCCAGAAGCGATTGGTAGAGTGAGCGATCGCTTAGTTGCTGAGGCTTTTTATATTAGTGCCCATAAAGATATTTATCAAGCAGCGCTACGACTTCACGCGCAGAGTAAACCCACAGACTTGCTCTCAGTTACTAGTTGGCTAGCTGATAACGATCTGCTAAACCGCATTGGCGGGAGAAATAAATTAGCCACCCTTGTAGACCGCACAGTGTCAGCAGTTAATATCGACTCCTTAGCCGATTTGGTAATGGATAAATTCCTGCGGCGACAGTTAATTAAAGCTGGCAATGAAATTGTGCATCTTGGGTATGAAACTGAGAAAGAATTACCAATTGTTTTAGACCAAGCAGAACAAAAAGTTTTTGGTATAACGCAAGAACGTCCCCAAACAGGACTAGTTCATATTGCAGATACATTAATTAGTAATTTTCAGGATATTGAAGAGCGAAATCAAGGTATTGCTTTACCTGGAATTACGTGCAGTTTCTACGATTTAGATGCCATGACCAGTGGCTTTCAGCGTTCCGATCTAATTATTGTCGCTGCTAGGCCGGCAATGGGGAAGACAGCATTTTGCTTGAACCTTGCTTATAATATTGCAGCTTCTCATAGATTTCCCGTTGCTGTTTTCAGTTTAGAAATGTCTAAAGAACAGCTGGTGCAGCGTCTATTAGCTAGCGAAGCCGGAATTGAAAGCGGTTATCTACGGAGTGGCAGGCTAAGTCAAGCACAGTGGGAACCTTTAAGCCGTGCGATTGGTATGCTTTCTGAGATGCCAATTTTTATTGATGACACGCCGAATATTACCGTTACGCAAATGCGCAGTCAGGCGCGGCGATTGCAAGCAGAACAAGGCATGGAATTGGGATTAATTGTGATAGATTATTTGCAATTAATGGAAGGAGCAGGTGATAACCGCGTACAAGAATTATCTAAAATTACACGTTCTTTGAAAGGTTTGGCACGGGAATTATCGGTTCCAATTATTGCTTTATCGCAGTTAAGTCGAGGTGTAGAAGCACGTACTAATAAGCGTCCGATGTTATCAGATTTACGCGAATCTGGTTGCTTAACTGGTGATAGTTTAGTGACATTAGCAGATAGCGGTCGGCAAGTTCCTATTCGAGAATTAGTAGGTAAATCTGGTTTTGCGGTTTGGGCTTTAAATGAAACCACAATGCAGTTAGAGAAGGCAATTGTTAGCCATGCCTTTTCTACAGGTATCAAGCCTGTATTTACTCTAAAAACTCGATTGGGGCGAAAAATCCGAGCCACTGCTAATCATAAGTTTTTAACTATTAATGGTTGGTGCAGACTAGATGAATTAAGTCCTCAACAATATTTGTGTTTACCTAGATATTTACCCAACCCTGGTAAACAAACTATGACTTATGCGGAGGTGGCATTATTAGGACATTTAATCGGTGACGGTTGTACATTGCCACGTCATGCTATACAGTACACTACCAAAGAGATTGATTTAGCTGAAAATGTCGTTTTCCTAGCAAAAGAAGTTTTTGGAGACGCAATCATTCCTAGAATTTCACCTGAACGTGGCTGGTATCAAGTTTACTTGTCAGCAGCAGAAAGACTAACTCATAGTGTGAGAAACCCTATCGCCAAATGGCTAGATTTTCTTGGGGTTTTTGCCTTAAGGTCTCATGAAAAATTTGTACCTCAAGAATTGTTCTCACAACCACAAGAGTTAATAGCTTGCTTTCTCAGACATCTGTGGAGTACAGATGGTTCTGTGAAGTTGCTTGGAGGTAAAAAACCAAGACCTATTGCGTATTATGCAAGCAGTAGCGAAAGACTAGCTGCTGATGTACAGACGCTTTTATTAAGACTTGGTATTAATGCTACTCTCAGGTCAATTCCTCAAGTTGGTAAAGGTAGAGATCAGCATCATGTAACAATTACTGGTAAGCCTGACCTTGAATTATTTATTCAAAAGGTTGGAGGCATAGGAAAATACAAGCTAGCTTCTTTACAACAAATTTCTCAACATCTAGAAAACTGTATTCATAACACTAATAGAGATATAGTTCCCAAAGACGTTTGGAAAAAATACGTTGTACCTGCAATGCAAGCTGCGAGAATAACAACACGATTATTACATTTTGAACTCGGAATGTCCTATAGTGGTTCTACACTTTACAAGGCAAATTTGAGTCGTGAAAGATCTCTAAAAGTTGCCAAAATTGTTCAATCTAGTGAATTACTGACTCTTAGTAAGAGCGATGTTTATTGGGATGAAATAGTTTCAATTGAATGTAGTTATGAGGAAGAAGTATTTGACCTAACTGTTCCTGGGTTACACAATTTTGTTGCAAATAATATTATTGTTCATAATTCTATCGAACAAGATGCGGATTTAGTAATTATGTTGTACCGCGATGATTACTACAATAATGACAGTCCCGATCGCGGTATTGCCGAAGTAATTGTAGCTAAACACCGCAACGGGCCGACAGGTACAGTTAAGCTTTTATTCGATCCTCAATTTACGAAGTTTAAGAATTTAGCTCGACCCAATAATTATTAA
- a CDS encoding beta-lactamase-like protein: MQVIRLNALSDNYIFLLYDRTQNTAAVIDPAEAEPVLKQLAQLKAELVAIFNTHHHHDHVGGNQQLIQQFPEVTVYGGAEDRGRIPGQQVFLEDGSRVQFGGRVGEVIFVPGHTRAHIAYYFPSEIAEEPGELFCGDTLFAGGCGRLFEGTPTQMVNSLTKLRSLPDNTRVWCAHEYTLKNLQFALTVDGENGDLQKRFDEVKAYRSRNEATVPSLLGVEKLTNPFLRWEQPSLQSAAKSNDPVQTFARIRGMKDRF, translated from the coding sequence ATGCAGGTCATTCGTCTGAACGCACTTTCGGATAACTATATATTCTTGCTGTACGATCGCACGCAGAATACTGCGGCGGTTATCGATCCAGCAGAGGCAGAACCAGTATTAAAGCAATTGGCACAACTGAAAGCTGAGTTGGTAGCAATTTTTAACACGCACCATCATCACGACCATGTGGGTGGTAATCAGCAGCTAATACAACAATTTCCTGAAGTGACTGTGTATGGCGGAGCAGAGGATCGAGGAAGAATTCCCGGACAGCAGGTATTTCTAGAAGATGGCTCCCGCGTGCAGTTTGGCGGTCGAGTAGGGGAAGTTATTTTTGTTCCCGGACATACTCGCGCTCACATTGCTTACTACTTTCCCTCAGAAATAGCCGAAGAACCAGGCGAATTATTCTGTGGCGATACCCTATTTGCTGGAGGCTGCGGTCGTTTATTTGAAGGGACACCTACGCAAATGGTGAACTCTTTAACTAAGCTCCGTTCTTTACCCGATAATACACGCGTCTGGTGCGCTCATGAATATACCTTAAAAAATTTGCAATTTGCTCTCACCGTTGATGGTGAAAATGGCGATTTACAAAAACGCTTTGATGAAGTCAAGGCTTACCGTAGCCGAAATGAAGCTACCGTTCCTTCACTGCTGGGGGTGGAGAAACTTACCAATCCTTTTTTACGCTGGGAGCAGCCATCACTGCAATCTGCGGCTAAGAGTAACGATCCGGTGCAGACTTTTGCCAGAATTAGAGGAATGAAGGATAGATTTTAG
- a CDS encoding CrcB protein, protein MLQDPNIRNPIAISLGAIAGALSRYYLTLWFADRFGTSFPYGTFFINLSGCLAMGFFTTLAIDKVAIISPEVRLLVATGFLGAYTTFSTYGLDTISLLRTNNLLTATVYWGGSAILGIICVRLGVLLARWYM, encoded by the coding sequence ATGTTACAAGACCCAAATATACGTAATCCGATCGCTATTAGTCTAGGAGCGATCGCAGGTGCTTTAAGTCGCTACTATCTCACATTATGGTTTGCCGATCGCTTTGGCACTAGTTTTCCCTACGGCACTTTTTTTATTAATCTTAGCGGTTGTTTAGCTATGGGATTTTTTACCACTTTAGCTATAGATAAAGTAGCGATTATTTCTCCAGAAGTGCGGTTATTGGTAGCAACAGGATTTTTAGGAGCATATACAACTTTCTCTACCTATGGCTTAGATACTATTAGTTTATTGCGGACTAATAATTTATTAACAGCAACTGTTTATTGGGGTGGTAGTGCCATATTAGGAATTATCTGCGTTCGGTTAGGTGTACTTCTCGCAAGATGGTATATGTAG
- a CDS encoding peptidase M48 Ste24p, translated as MLLSQKLITALAGEQNMGNQFKTLVLLATLSGLLIAISYWVIGGSTGLIIGIGLAAVTNLFSWYQSDKIALAVYRAQPVSEAQAPGLYRMVKKLSDRANIPMPGVYIVPGQTANAFATGRDPEHAAVAVTEGILQILPEDELEGVIAHELTHIINRDTLTQAVAATIAGAISFLAQMVSYSLWFGGGSRDDDRGGNPLGILLTVLLAPLAATIIQLGISRTREFSADAGAARLTGNPRALAKALQRLEATAKQLPLDANPAFEPLLIINPISGQFLGNLFSSHPATEARVEQLLKLERELTTSY; from the coding sequence ATGCTGTTGTCTCAAAAATTAATTACAGCATTAGCAGGAGAGCAAAATATGGGAAATCAATTCAAAACTTTGGTATTGTTAGCTACTCTCAGTGGATTGTTGATCGCAATCAGTTACTGGGTAATTGGCGGCAGTACTGGGTTAATTATAGGTATTGGTTTAGCAGCAGTAACAAATCTATTTTCTTGGTATCAATCAGATAAAATTGCGCTGGCTGTATATCGCGCCCAGCCTGTGAGTGAAGCACAAGCACCGGGATTGTATCGCATGGTGAAGAAATTGAGCGATCGCGCCAATATTCCTATGCCAGGAGTTTATATTGTTCCCGGTCAAACTGCCAATGCTTTTGCTACAGGACGCGATCCAGAACACGCAGCTGTTGCTGTTACAGAAGGAATTTTGCAGATATTGCCAGAAGATGAACTCGAAGGTGTAATCGCCCACGAACTTACCCACATTATTAATCGTGACACCTTAACTCAAGCAGTTGCAGCCACAATTGCTGGTGCGATTTCATTCTTGGCACAAATGGTAAGTTACAGCTTATGGTTTGGCGGTGGTTCGCGAGATGATGACAGAGGCGGTAATCCTTTGGGTATTTTATTAACAGTATTACTTGCGCCTTTGGCTGCCACAATCATTCAGCTAGGAATTTCCCGCACCAGAGAATTCTCCGCTGATGCTGGTGCTGCGAGATTAACAGGTAATCCCCGCGCTTTAGCTAAAGCATTGCAACGCTTAGAAGCTACAGCCAAGCAGTTACCTTTGGATGCTAATCCAGCATTTGAACCATTGTTAATTATCAATCCAATTTCCGGACAGTTTTTAGGTAACTTGTTCTCTAGCCACCCCGCCACAGAAGCGCGTGTAGAACAATTGCTGAAATTAGAACGAGAACTGACAACCAGTTATTAA
- a CDS encoding group 1 glycosyl transferase, which translates to MRAYLLAKAIKILEIEVEIVGFLFGENLYSHLPSQFPVYDLPGSQFPKFGQEIIKMLPKIQGEIIYAIKPQVASFGVALLKKIYSKKPLILDIDDWELSWYGGDDWNYHPTPKQLARELLKSNGALRSPHHPLYVKWMEKLVSWADAVTVHTDFLQKRFGGTYIPNGKDITLFDPARYNSEASRIRYGLSKYKILMFPGAPRPYKGVEDVLIALDKINQPDLKLAIVGGSPYDNYDEQLQQKWGRWIIKLPNYPAEIMPDVVAAAHIVVVPQRDTPETRAQFPLKLTDGMSMAKPVLSTRVGDIPEILGETGYLVDPASPEQITEQIQLIFQDLDLANERGKNARTRCVEKYSIEAMAASLKSVISRL; encoded by the coding sequence ATGCGTGCTTATTTGCTAGCTAAAGCAATTAAAATTTTAGAGATTGAAGTTGAAATAGTCGGCTTTTTATTTGGAGAAAATCTATATAGCCATTTACCATCACAATTTCCAGTATATGATTTGCCTGGTAGTCAATTTCCTAAATTTGGGCAAGAAATCATCAAGATGTTACCCAAAATTCAGGGAGAAATAATTTATGCCATCAAGCCTCAAGTCGCAAGTTTTGGAGTAGCTCTACTAAAGAAAATATATAGCAAAAAGCCACTAATTTTAGATATAGATGACTGGGAACTTAGCTGGTATGGCGGTGATGACTGGAACTATCATCCTACACCCAAACAGCTAGCTAGAGAATTATTAAAATCAAATGGTGCCCTTAGAAGTCCTCATCATCCTTTATATGTGAAATGGATGGAAAAGCTGGTAAGCTGGGCTGATGCTGTAACCGTGCATACTGACTTTTTACAGAAACGTTTTGGAGGTACATATATTCCTAATGGCAAAGATATAACTTTATTCGATCCTGCTAGATATAATTCTGAAGCAAGCAGAATTCGCTATGGTTTATCTAAATATAAGATTTTAATGTTTCCTGGCGCACCAAGACCTTATAAAGGTGTAGAAGATGTTCTTATAGCGTTAGATAAAATTAATCAGCCTGACTTAAAACTAGCGATCGTAGGTGGAAGTCCTTATGATAATTATGATGAGCAACTTCAACAAAAGTGGGGACGCTGGATTATCAAATTGCCAAATTATCCAGCTGAAATAATGCCTGATGTAGTAGCTGCTGCTCACATTGTTGTTGTTCCCCAGAGAGATACACCGGAAACTCGCGCGCAATTCCCCTTAAAACTTACAGATGGAATGTCAATGGCTAAACCTGTATTATCAACGCGGGTTGGAGATATTCCAGAAATTTTAGGTGAAACAGGTTATTTAGTCGATCCTGCTAGCCCCGAACAAATTACCGAGCAAATTCAATTGATATTTCAAGATTTAGATTTAGCAAATGAGCGTGGCAAAAATGCCAGAACAAGATGTGTTGAAAAATATAGTATAGAAGCGATGGCTGCTAGTTTAAAATCAGTAATTTCTCGGTTGTAA